The Populus trichocarpa isolate Nisqually-1 chromosome 2, P.trichocarpa_v4.1, whole genome shotgun sequence genome has a window encoding:
- the LOC7472690 gene encoding protein TIC 22, chloroplastic, with product MEPSGPSNPLLSLSTFIHHHCLRLGAEFSTRISDTTRFLGGNLPPPRRLCLAPSPPFASVSQPKQTATTANLSSDHVAKTLAGTAVYTVSNSNNEFVLISDPNGAKSIGLLCFRQEDAEAFLAQVRLRRRELRSQAKVVPITLDQVYMLKVEGIAFRFLPDPVQIKNALELKAVDIRSGFDGVPVFQSDLLVVKKKNKRYCPIYFQKEDIEKELSKVSKASRGPSLSQHIMVGSLEDVLKKMEISEKKSGWEDLIFIPPGKSHSQHIHEITKV from the exons ATGGAACCCTCTGGACCCTCAAACCCTCTCTTATCTCTCTCAACCTTCATCCACCATCACTGCCTCCGTCTCGGTGCCGAATTCTCCACTCGTATCAGCGATACCACTCGATTCCTAGGCGGCAACCTCCCTCCACCTAGGCGGCTCTGCCTGGCGCCATCGCCGCCTTTCGCTTCTGTATCGCAGCCGAAACAGACAGCTACAACCGCCAATCTCAGCTCGGACCACGTCGCGAAAACTCTGGCAGGCACGGCCGTGTACACAGTGAGCAATTCCAACAACGAGTTCGTGCTCATCTCGGATCCTAATGGAGCTAAGTCCATTGGTTTGCTTTGCTTTCGGCAAGAAGACGCTGAAGCATTTCTTGCTCAG GTTAGGCTTCGGAGAAGGGAGTTGCGAAGCCAAGCTAAGGTTGTGCCTATCACACTCGACCAG GTGTACATGCTGAAGGTTGAAGGAATTGCATTTCGTTTTTTACCTGATCCGGTTCAAATAAAGAATGCACTAGAG CTCAAAGCTGTTGATATCAGGAGTGGCTTTGATGGAGTTCCTGTTTTCCAG TCAGACCTTCTGgttgtgaagaagaaaaacaagagataTTGcccaatatattttcaaaag GAAGATATAGAAAAAGAATTGTCGAAGGTCTCAAAGGCATCAAGGGGCCCCAGTCTTTCTCAACATATTATG GTGGGAAGTTTAGAGgatgttcttaaaaaaatggag ATAAGCGAGAAAAAATCTGGCTGGGAAGATCTGATTTTCATTCCACCTGGTAAAAGCCATTCTCAACACATTCATGAGATAACTAAGGTATGA